A stretch of DNA from Pseudomonas sp. HN11:
AGCGATGATCTCCATTGGCGCGATCTACCACATGATCCCCCGACTGTTTGGCCGCGTGCAGATGCACAGCGTCGCGCTGATCAACACGCACTTCTGGCTGGCCACGATCGGCACCGTGCTCTACATCGCCTCGATGTGGGTCAACGGCATCACCCAGGGTCTGATGTGGCGTGCGATCAACGATGACGGCACCCTCACCTACTCCTTCGTCGAAGCGCTGCAAGCCAGTCACCCGGGCTACATAGTCCGCGCCCTGGGCGGTGCGTTCTTTGCCGCCGGCATGCTGTTCATGGCCTACAACGTCTGGCGCACCGTGCGTGCCTCCGACCCTGCAGAAGCCGAAGCCGCCGCCAAGATCGCCGTTGTGGGAGCGCACTGATGAAGCATGAAGTAGTCGAGAAGAATATCGGCCTGCTGGCCTTCTTCATGGTCATCGCCGTGAGTATCGGCGGCCTGACCCAGATCGTTCCGCTGTTTTTCCAGGACGTGACCAACAAGCCGGTCGAGGGCATGAAGCCACGCACCGCCCTTGAACTGGAAGGTCGCGACGTCTACATCGCCAACGGTTGTGTCGGCTGCCACTCGCAGATGATTCGTCCGTTCCGCGCCGAAACCGAACGCTACGGCCACTACTCGGTCGCTGGCGAAAGCGTGTGGGATCACCCGTTCCTGTGGGGTTCCAAGCGCACCGGCCCGGACCTGGCCCGTGTCGGCGGACGTTACTCCGATGACTGGCAGCGTGCGCACCTGTACAACCCGCGCAACGTCGTGCCTGAGTCGAAGATGCCGGCGTATCCGTTCCTCGTGGAAAACAAGCTCGACGGCAAGGACACCGCGAAGAAGATGGAAGTCTTGCGCACCCTGGGCGTGCCCTACACCGACGAAGACATCGCCGGTGCAGCCGCAGCCGTGAAGGGCAAGACCGAAATGGACGCATTGGTGGCCTACCTGCAAGGCCTGGGCACCCTCATCAAAAGCAAACGGTGATTCTTCATGGATATCGGGATGATTCGTGGCCTGGGCACCGTGGTGGTGATGGTGGCCTTTATCGGCCTGGCGTTGTGGGTGTTCAGCCCCAAGCGCAAGTCGGAGTTTGACGACGCGACCTTGCTGCCCTTTGCGGATGATCCCGAAGCCATCAAGCACGTCGAGCAAGCTTCTAGGAGTAACAAAGAATGACTACGTTCTGGAGTCTGTATGTCACAGTCCTCAGTCTGGGTACCATCTTCGCCCTGACCTGGCTGCTGCTGTCGACCCGCAAGGGCCAGCGCGCCGAGCAAACCGACGAGACCGTCGGCCACTCGTTCGACGGCATCGAGGAGTACGACAACCCGCTGCCAAAGTGGTGGTTCATGTTGTTCGTCGGCACCATCATCTTCGCCCTCGGCTACCTGGCGCTGTACCCCGGCCTGGGCAACTGGAAAGGCTTGCTACCGGGCTACAACTACCTCGACACCGACAAGCAAACCCCATTTGCCAACGGCCAGACCGGCTGGACCGGCGTGCACGAATGGGAAAAGGAAATGGCCAGGTCGGACGCCAAGTTCGGGCCGATCTTCGCCAAATTCGCGTCGATGCCGATTGAAGAAGTGGCCCAGGACCCGCAAGCCTTGAAGATGGGCGGCCGCCTGTTTGCCTCCAACTGCTCGGTGTGCCACGGTTCCGACGCCAAGGGCGCCTATGGTTTCCCCAACCTGACCGACGCCGACTGGCGCTGGGGTGGCGAGCCGGCCACCATCAAGGAAACCATCATGAAAGGCCGCCATGCGGTAATGCCGGCCTGGCTGGATATCCTGAAAGAACAAGGCGTCAGCGATGTGGCTGCGTTCGTGGTCACCAACCTCGACGGCCGCAAGCTGCCAGAGGGCGTGAAAGCCGATGTGGCCAACGGCGAGAAACTTTTCGCCGCCAACTGCGTGGCCTGCCACGGTCCGGCCGGTAAAGGCACGCCCGCCATGGGCGCTCCCGACCTGACCCACCCGGGTGCCTTCATCTACGGTTCAAGCTTCGCCCAACTGCAACAGACCATCCGTTGGGGTCGTCAGGGCCAGATGCCTGCGCAGGAGCAACTGCAAGGCAATGACAAGGTGCACTTACTGGCGGCGTATGTGTACAGCTTGTCCCATGGGGAGAAGAAAACCGAACAGCAGTAACCCTCGAAATATCAAGCCCCGTACGGTGACACCGCACGGGGCTTGACTCTACCGCCACTTGGCGTATTGGCAGGGAAATGCCTCAGGCCACGTTACAAGGGTACGACTCCCGGATCAAAGTATTCAAGATCCCGGCGCCCAAAGGGAGGCCTGTTCTGCTCGACTGGTTGCTCTCGCTTCGCTTGCCTTTGCTCTACAATGGAGTCTTGAATACTTTGCTCACTTACCTTGTTATCCGACTTATTATCCCCGGCATCCAGTTGATCAAATAAATCACGGTTTACCAGCTCATATGCGAACTGCCGCACTTCTGGTGGAAGACGCTTATCATTAATCATTTCTTCCAGATGTCTCAGCGTGACGAAGCCCGGATTTTTAGGATCCTCATACACTTTGAAGTCGCTGGCTAGTTGTTTAGATATCCGCAAATCGCTCCAAGCGGAGTATTGCGTGTGAGCCGTTTTTGATTCTTCAAGAGACGGCGGGAAATCAGGTAGAGCACTCGGAAACAGCTGTGGAACAATCAAAGAATTATGAACGGTCATAGCAACACCCTAGTAAGTAACCACCTTGACAGCAGTGGCCACTAATATGTGACAAATAGACACTATCAGTTCCATTGGCAATGATATTAAATCTCTCACGTAATACGACAAACTATTTCAGGCCATCAAACTCCACATCTTCAAACAGGGCCGAGGATCAATAAGTGTAATCCGACAGAATCAATACGAGAAACCGGGCACAAGTGAGTATAACCCTGCATACTCCAGCACCTCGAACACAGACAACTAAAAAGTGGGTGCTGGACTCTCTAATTGGCGAGATAAAGGAGAAGGTTAAAATCGTTATCAGCTATGAGAGCCAGTCTGAACTGAACGCCTCACCGTGTCGGCCCACAGTTATAGTGACGAATGGGGTTTGCTTGTTGTTGCCGACGGCGAAGATCATGGTCTCGATGAAAAGCATGAACCACCCTTTGGGTGACGGGTCGTCGTAGTCCTCGGGCCCGCAACGCCAAAAACCGTCCATACTCATTTATGTCAATTGATCCAGATCACGTACACCATCAATTGATTTCCCCCAACGCGACCAAAGGTCGCACCCTTTGCGCACCATCGGGGGCGTATCATTAGGCCACTGCAACACCCCTAATTTGACCCCGGTTGGCACGTACTGGCCGAGGCAAATCTCCACCGCCGTGGGATGCAATGATGAGCGACCAAATACCGGTACATGACGTTACCCCGCCTGCCAAAACCGTTGACCTCTATGCCTCGCGAGAGAAGATCTACACCCGAGCCTTCACCGGCCTGTTCCGCAATCTGCGCATGCTCGGCGGTGCCGGCCTGTTCCTGCTCTACTTCGGCACGGTGTGGCTGAATTGGGGTGGCCATCAGGCCGTGTGGTGGAACCTGCCGGAGCGTAAATTCTTTATTTTTGGTGCGACCTTCTGGCCCCAGGACTTCATCCTGCTCTCGGGGATTCTGATTGTTGCGGCGTTTGGCCTGTTCTTTATCACCGTGTACGCCGGCCGTGTGTGGTGTGGTTATACCTGCCCACAAAGCGTGTGGACCTGGATCTTCATGTGGTGCGAGAAGATCACCGAAGGCGACCGCAACCAGCGCATCAAGCTCGACAAAGCACCGATGGGCGCCAACAAGTTCCTGCGCAAACTCAGCAAGCACACCCTATGGCTGCTGATCGGTTTTGTCACCGGCATGACCTTTGTCGGCTACTTCTCGCCGATCCGCGAACTGGTGTTCGACTTCTTCACCGGGCAGGCTGATGGCTGGTCGTATTTCTGGGTCGGTTTCTTCACCCTCGCCACCTACGGCAACGCCGGCTGGCTGCGCGAACAGGTGTGCATCTACATGTGCCCTTACGCGCGCTTCCAGAGCGTGATGTTCGACAAGGACACCCTGATCGTTTCCTACGACCCGCGCCGTGGCGAACTGCGTGGTCCGCGCAAAAAAGGTGTCGACTACAAGGCCCAGGGGCTGGGGGATTGCATCGATTGCACGATGTGCGTGCAGGTGTGCCCGACCGGTATCGACATCCGCGACGGCCTGCAGATCGAGTGCATCGGCTGCGCCGCGTGTATCGACGCCTGCGACAACATCATGGATAAGATGGAGTACCCCCGCGGCCTGATCAGCTACACCACGGAACACAACCTGTCCGGGCAGAAAACCCACAAGCTGCGCCCGCGCCTGATTGGCTACGCGCTGGTGTTGCTGGCGATGATCAGCCTGTTGGTGGCAGCGTTCTTCATGCGCTCGCTGGTGGGTTTTGACGTAAGCAAGGACCGTGTGCTGTATCGCGAAAACGCCGAAGGACGCATCGAAAACGTCTACAGCCTGAAGATCATGAACAAGGATCAGCGCGACCACACTTACGTGCTCGACGCCGCAGGCCTGCCGGATCTCAAGCTGCAAGGTCGCCGCGAAATCAAGGTGGCCGCCGGTGATATCGTCAGCATGCCGGTGGAGCTGTCGAGCGCGCCGGAACAATTGCCGTCGAGCACCAACGAGGTGAAATTCATCCTCACCGATGCCGATGACGCCAGCGTCCATATTGAAGCCAAGAGCCGATTCATCGGCCCGCAAGTTCGTTAATCAAGAGAGCCGAACAATGTCCGTAGCGACTGCCGCAAGCCCCTGGTACAAGCACCTCTGGCCCTGGATCATCATCGGGATCCTGGCCTGCTCGGTGACCTTGACCCTGTCCATGGTGACCATCGCGGTGAACAACCCGGACAACCTGGTCAACGACAACTACTACGAGGCCGGCAAGGGCATCAACCGCTCCCTGGACCGCGAACTGCTGGCACAGACCCTGCAACTGCGCGCCAAGGTGCACCTGGATGAGCTGACCGGTGAAGTCGAAGTGAACCTCACCGGCAACAGCAACCCGACTACCCTGGAATTGAACTTGGTTTCTCCGACCCAGCCGGAGAAGGATCGCAAGATCAACCTGGCTCGCAGTGACAGCGAACCTGGCCGCTACATCGGCCAGGTCACCGACAAGGTCGAAGGTCGTCGCTTCGTCGAATTGCTCGGCGTGGAAGGCGAACGTACCTGGCGCATGTTCGAAGAAGAACAGGTCAGCCACGACAAGGACCTACTGCTGGGCGATGAACCGTTGCAGGGTGCCGAAGACCTGAAAAAATAGCAGCCTGCGCTTCGCATTCCCACAGGAGACCGCGATCCCATGTGGGAGCGGGCTTGCTCGCGAAGAGGCCCTACCAGCCACCAAAGATTTCGAACCATGACCAGCCCCCCACCCTGCTACCACTGCGCCCTGCCCGTCCCCTCCGGCAGCCGCTTCACCGCAGTGATCCTCGGCGAACGCCGCGAACTCTGTTGCCCAGGCTGCCAGGCAGTGGCCGAAGCGATTGTGGCCGGCGGCCTGGAAAGCTACTACCAGCACCGTAGCGAAGCCTCGGCCAACCCTGAAGCGTTGCCGGTGCAACTGGTGGATGAACTGGCGCTGTACGACCGCGCCGATGTGCAAAAACCCTTTGTGCGCCACGAAGGCGAACTCGCCGAAGCCACGCTATTGATGGAAGGCATCAGTTGCGCGGCCTGCGGCTGGCTGATCGAAAAACACTTGCGCAGCCTGCCCGCCGTGGCCGAGGCACGGCTGAATCTGTCCAACCATCGATTGCAGGTGCGTTGGGCCGACGGCCAACTGCCGCTGAGCCAACTGCTCGGCGAGTTGCGCCACATCGGCTACGCCGCCCACCCCTATCAGCCGGACCGCGCCGCCGAGCAACTGGCCAGCGAGAATCGCCTGGCCCTGCGCCAACTGGGCGTGGCCGGACTGCTGTGGTTCCAGGCGATGATGGCGACCATGGCCACCTGGCCGGAGTTCAATATCGACCTGAGCCCGGAGCTGCACGTGATCCTGCGCTGGGTGGCGATGTTTCTCACCACACCCATTGTGTTCTACAGCTGCGCGCCGTTTTTCAAGGGGGCCATGCGCGACTTGCGTACGCGCCACCTGACCATGGATGTCTCGGTGTCATTGGCCATTGGGGGGGCGTATCTGGCGGGGATCTGGACCGCGATAACCGGGGTGGGTGAGTTGTACTTCGATGCTGTGGGCATGTTTGCGCTGTTCCTGCTGGCCGGTCGCTACCTGGAGCGCCGTGCCCGGGAACGGACGGCGGCCGCCACTGCGCAGTTGGTCAACCTGCTGCCCGCCTCTTGCCTGCGGCTCAAGGCGGATGGCCAGAGCGAACGCATCCTGCTCTCCGAACTGGCGCTGGGAGATCGTGTGTTAGTGCATCCGGGCGCCGTGCTGCCGGCGGATGGCGTGATCCTCGAGGGGCAATCGAGCGTTGATGAGTCCCTGCTCACCGGCGAGTACCTGCCGCAACCCCGTCAGACCGGCGACGCGGTCACCGCAGGCACCCTCAACGTCGAGGGCGCGCTGACTGTCGAAGTGCGCGCCTTGGGCCATGAAACGCGCCTCTCCGCCATCGTGCGCCTGCTGGAGCGGGCCCAGGCCGAGAAACCGCGCCTGGCGCAGATCGCAGACCGCGCGGCGCAGTGGTTCCTGTTGTGTTCGCTGATTGCCGCCGCGCTGATCGGCCTGTTGTGGTGGCAGCTGGACGCGTCCCGGGCGTTCTGGATTGTGCTGGCGATGCTGGTGGCGACCTGCCCGTGCGCGTTGTCACTGGCCACACCCACTGCCCTTACCGCCGCCACCGGCACCTTGCACAAACTCGGCCTGTTGGTGACGCGCGGGCATGTGCTGGAAGGGTTGAACCAGATCGACACGGTGATTTTCGACAAGACCGGCACCCTGACCGAGGGACGCCTGGCACTGCGGTCCATCCGGCCGTTGGGTCCCCTGAGTACCGACCTGTGCCTGAGCCTCGCCGCCGCCCTGGAAAACCGCTCCGAACACCCGATTGCTCGCGCCTTTGGACGAGCGCCGTTGGCTGCCGATGAAGTCATCAGTTCGCCAGGACTGGGCCTTGAAGGGCGCGTCGGCGAGCGCGTATTGCGCATTGGCCAGCCGGGCTTTGTCTGCGAACTCAGTGGTTGCCCGATGCCTGCTGCGCCGGAGATTTGCGGCCAATGGCTGCTGCTCGGTGACCGCGAAGGCGCGTTGGCCTGGTTCGTCCTTGATGACCGTCTGCGCAGCGACGCGCCGGCCCTGCTCGCCGCCTGCAAAGCACGCGGCTGGCGCACGCTGCTGCTGTCCGGGGACAGTTCGCCGATGGTCGCCGGCGTCGCCGCCGAATTGGGGATTGACGAAGCCCACGGCGGCCTGCGCCCCGATGACAAGCTGCACGTGCTGCAACAGTTGCACAAGGAAGGCCGCAAGGTGCTGATGCTCGGCGACGGGGTCAACGATGTGCCGGTGCTTGCGGCCGCCGACATCAGCGTGGCCATGGGCACTGCCACCGACCTGGCCAAGACCAGCGCCGATGCCGTGCTGCTGTCCAATCGCCTGGAAGCCCTGGTGCACGCCTTTACCCTGGCGCGGCGCACCCGCCGGGTAATCATCGAAAACCTGCTATGGGCCGGGCTGTACAATGGCTTTATGCTGCCGTTTGCCGCCTTGGGTTGGATCACCCCGATCTGGGCGGCGGTCGGCATGTCCCTCAGTTCGTTGACCGTGGTGCTCAATGCCCTGCGCCTGACTCGCCTGCCGAGCGCGCCAGCGGCCCGAGCCCCCTCAGTAACCCGTCCGCTGCCGGTGTGAGCCGCCCGGGCATGGAGTGCAGATGCCAGCTTTATACGTGATGATTCCGGCGGCGCTCCTGTTAGTGGGCGTGGCCATCTATATCTTCTTCTGGGCGGTGGACAGCGGTCAGTACGACGACCTCGACGGCCCGGCCCACAGCGTGCTGTTCGACGACCAGGACCCGAACCACCTGGCTGGCGTCGAAGAGGCCAACCACCCCGAACAACCGCCCAAAGACCCGCCCCATGCTTGAACTGGCGCCACTGCTGGTCTCCGCGCTGATCCTTGGCCTGCTGGGCGGCGGCCATTGTCTGGGCATGTGCGGCGGTCTGATGGGCGCGCTGACCCTGGCAATCCCCAAGGAACAGCGCGGCCGCAGGTTTCGACTGCTGCTGGCCTACAATCTGGGGCGCATCTTCAGCTATACCGCTGCCGGGGTGTTGATCGGCCTGGCCGGTTGGGCGGTGGCGAACAGTCCGGCGGCAATGTTCATGCGCGTACTGGCCGGGCTGTTGTTGATCTGCATGGGCCTGTACCTGGCCGGTTGGTGGAGCGGCCTCACCCGTATCGAAAGCCTCGGGCGCGGCTTGTGGCGCTACATACAACCCGTCGCCAACCGTTTGCTGCCGGTGTCCAGCGTGCCGCGTGCATTGCTGCTGGGCGCGCTGTGGGGCTGGTTGCCGTGCGGATTGGTCTACAGCACTTTGCTTTGGGCGGCGAGCCAGGGCAATGCGCTGGACAGCGGGTTGCTGATGCTGGCGTTCGGGCTGGGGACCTGGCCTGTGTTGCTGGCGACAGGGTTGGCCGCTGAACGCGTCACGGCGCTTTTACGTAAACGCAGTATTCGGATGGCCGGAGGTTTGCTGGTGATTCTATTCGGCATCTGGACATTGCCAGGCCCACATCAACATTGGCTAATGGGCCATTGAATCACCATGTGGCATAGCGCCGCTCCCCGTTGATGCAAATCAAGATGCCATCCCCACCACGCCCCTAGACTCGGCCCACTAGCCTATCCGGGGGAACGCCCGCATGCTCGACGCCATTCGTTGGGACACTGATCTGATTCACCGCTACGACCTCGCGGGACCGCGCTACACGTCCTACCCCACGGCCGTACAATTCGACAGCCAGGTCGGCACCTTCGACCTGCTCCACGCCCTGCGCGACAGCCGCAAAACCTTGCGCCCCTTGTCGCTGTATGTGCATGTGCCGTTCTGCGCGAACATTTGCTACTACTGCGCCTGTAACAAAGTCATCACCAAGGACCGTGGCCGCGCCCAGGCTTATCTGCAACGCCTGGAGCAAGAGATCCAACTGGTGGCCTGCCACCTCGACCCTAAACAGCCGGTGGAACAACTGCACTTCGGCGGTGGCACCCCGACTTTTCTCAGCCACGACGAACTGCGCCAGGTCATGGGCTGTCTGCGCCGGCACTTCAACTTTCTGGATGACGACTCGGGCGATTACGGTATCGAAATTGACCCCCGTGAAGCGGACTGGGCGACCATGGGCCTGCTGCGTGAACTCGGCTTCAACCGCGTGAGTATCGGCCTGCAAGACCTCGACCCCGAGGTGCAACGGGCGGTCAATCGCCTGCAGAGCCTGGAAGAAACCCGCGCGGTGATCGATGCGGCGCGCACCCTGCAATTTCGCTCGATCAATATCGACCTTATCTACGGCCTGCCCAAGCAAACGCCGATCAACTTCGCGCGCACCGTGGAAGAAGTGATCAGGCTGCAACCCGATCGCTTGTCGGTATTCAATTATGCGCACCTGCCGGAGCGTTTCATGCCGCAGCGGCGCATCAACACCGACGAACTGCCCTCCCCGGCGTCAAAACTATTGATGCTGCAAACCACCATCGAACAGCTGACCCAAGCCGGCTACCGCTATATCGGCATGGACCATTTTGCTCTGCCCGACGACGAATTGGCCGTGGCCCAGGAAGAAGGCACGCTGCAACGCAACTTCCAGGGCTACACGACCCACGGCCATTGCGATTTGATCGGGCTTGGGGTGTCGGCGATCAGCCAGATCGGCGACCTGTATTGCCAGAACAGCAGCGATCTCAACGGCTACCAGAACACGTTGGCTGGCGCGCAACTCGCCACCAGCCGCGGCCTGGTCTGCACCACGGACGATCAGTTACGGCGGGAGGTTATCCAGCAGTTGATCTGCAATTTCAGCCTGGCATTCGAGACGATCGAACAGGCGTTCAACATTGATTTTCTTGGGTATTTTGAAGACATCTGGCCGCAACTGGAGGCCTTGGCCGTAGACGGCCTGATCAAGCTGGAGGCCCAGGGCATCCATGTATTGCCGGCCGGGCGACTGCTAGTGAGGTCAGTGTGCATGGTGTTCGATGCCTATCTGGAGCACCAGAACAGGCAACGTTTCTCCAAGGTTATCTAGTCGATGCGCCTTACTTGGCCATCAGGCTCATGACATCCATCTGAGCTTCTGGCGGTTCGTCCTTCATGGCTTTGGCCAGTTGGGTCTGAGTGGTTGCCAGCGCGCCCTGCAATGACGTCACATCGCTCTGCAAGCCCGCGATTCTGGCCTGGCGCGCCTCAGGCGTCATTGAGGTGTCAGCCATGGCCGCTGCGAGTTCGGCCATCTTGTCTTCGAGCTGTTTCTTGAGCTCACGGATCATTTTCAACAACTGCTTGATGTTGTCCTTCAAGTCGCTGTCGTCGATATCCTTGTTCGCGTCGTTACGGGCAGCCTGCAGACCAGCACCGGAAATCGTCACCGCCACGCCTTCGACCGGCTTGGTGTCAGCCTGCGGTGCCAATGGGTTGCTGGCATCTTCTACCACCGCGTCCTTTTTGAGGTCCGGCACTGTGGGTATGCGAATACTTGAGGGGTTAATACCGCCAATGGAAGTCATCATCCAAACCCTGGATTATTGAGATATAAGCCTGTATCGACCCTGATACAAAAAGCTTTATACCGCTGCCCGTTTTTTGTACACACTGGCCTCAGCGCCCCCCAGTACGTTACCCTTACGTCTTATGTGTGTTTTCCCACAAGGATTTAAGAAATGCCCGAGCCAGTTAAACTGCGCGCTCACAGCCAGGCTCATTGCAAGGATTGCAGCCTGGCCCCCCTCTGCTTGCCACTTTCGTTGAATTTGGAAGACATGGATGCGCTGGACGACATCGTTAAACGCGGCCGCCCGCTGAAAAAAGGCGAATTCCTGTTTCGCCAGGGCGACAAGTTCGATTCCGTTTATGCAGTGCGTTCGGGTGCGTTGAAGACATTCAGCCTGAGCGACAGCGGCGAAGAGCAGATCACCGGTTTCCACTTGCCCAGCGAACTGGTGGGATTGTCGGGCATGGACACCGAGATTCACCCGGTATCGGCCCAAGCCCTGGAAACGACCTCGGTGTGCGAAATTCCGTTCGAACGCCTGGACGAACTGGCTCTGCAATTGCCACAACTGCGTCGCCAGTTGATGCGCGTCATGAGCCGCGAGATCCGTGACGACCAGCAAATGATGCTGCTGTTGTCGAAGAAAACCGCCGACGAGCGCATCGCCACATTCCTGGTCAACTTATCGGCGCGGTTCCGTGCCCGTGGTTTCTCGGCCAACCAGTTCCGCCTGAGCATGTCGCGCAATGAAATCGGTAACTACCTGGGCCTCGCGGTGGAAACGGTATCCCGCGTGTTCACCCGCTTCCAGCAGAACGAGCTGATCGCCGCCGAAGGCAAGGAAGTGCATATCCTTGATCCGATCCAGCTGTGTGCGCTGGCCGGTGGTTCCTTGGAAGGTTGACGCAGACACTTGCGGCCGCGCCAATCGGCGAGGCCGCAGGTATACTTCGAGTCCGTTTCCAGCCCCAGGACTTTTCGACGATGACCTTCGATTCGTTCGACATCAAATCCCTGATCCGCCCCGTCATCGACTTCCCCAAGCCTGGGGTGATCTTTCGTGACATCACGCCGTTGTTCCAATCGCCCCGCGCCCTGCGCCTGGTGGCAGATAGCTTCGCCCATCGTTATGTCGAGGCCGAATTCACCCATATCGGCGCGATGGATGCGCGGGGTTTCCTGATCGGCTCGATCATCGCCTACCAACTGAACAAGCCACTGATCCTGTTCCGCAAGCAGGGCAAGTTGCCGGCTGACGTGCTGGCCGAGGGTTACCAGACCGAGTACGGCGAGGCGTTCCTGGAAGTGCATGCCGACAGCCTGTGCGAGGGCGATTCGGTGCTGATGTTCGATGACTTGATCGCCACCGGCGGCACCCTGATCGCGGCGGCGAACCTGGTGCGGCGTATGGGGGCGACGATCTTCGAAGCGGCGGCGATTATTGATCTGCCGGAACTGGGTGGATCGCAACGCCTGGAAGACATGGGGATTCCGACGTTTTGTTTGACGCAATTTGCGCTGACCGAACAGTGATCAAAGCCCCATCTGCTTGCTGATGATTTCATTCATCACTTCGCGGGTACCGCCACCGATGGACAGGATGCGGTTGTCGCGATACAGCCGCTCCACCAGGCTACCGCGCATGTAACCCTGGCCCCCGAGGATCTGCACCGCGTCGTAGGTGACGCGGTCGGCGGTGTCGGTGGCAAGGTTCTTGGCCATGGAGATTTCCTTGATCACGCTGATACCGGCGGCCATC
This window harbors:
- the fnr gene encoding fumarate/nitrate reduction transcriptional regulator Fnr, giving the protein MPEPVKLRAHSQAHCKDCSLAPLCLPLSLNLEDMDALDDIVKRGRPLKKGEFLFRQGDKFDSVYAVRSGALKTFSLSDSGEEQITGFHLPSELVGLSGMDTEIHPVSAQALETTSVCEIPFERLDELALQLPQLRRQLMRVMSREIRDDQQMMLLLSKKTADERIATFLVNLSARFRARGFSANQFRLSMSRNEIGNYLGLAVETVSRVFTRFQQNELIAAEGKEVHILDPIQLCALAGGSLEG
- a CDS encoding adenine phosphoribosyltransferase gives rise to the protein MTFDSFDIKSLIRPVIDFPKPGVIFRDITPLFQSPRALRLVADSFAHRYVEAEFTHIGAMDARGFLIGSIIAYQLNKPLILFRKQGKLPADVLAEGYQTEYGEAFLEVHADSLCEGDSVLMFDDLIATGGTLIAAANLVRRMGATIFEAAAIIDLPELGGSQRLEDMGIPTFCLTQFALTEQ